DNA sequence from the Selenomonas timonae genome:
CAGACCGCCTGACGATGGCGGGCGTGCCCGTCGAGCGCATTGTGCGCGCGGACGAGGGGCTTGAGAAGATCATCACGGGGCGCATCGAGAAGATCGCGCCGCATCCGGACTCCGACCACCTGCTCGTCTGCCAGTTGAATATCGGCAAGGAGGAGCTGCTCCAGATCGTGACGGGCGCGTCCAATGTGCGCGAGGGGCATATCGTCCCCGTTGCAATGGTCGGTTCCGTGTTGCCCGACGGAAAGAAAATCTCGAAGGGCAAGCTGCGCGGCATTCCGTCAAACGGCATGATGTGCTCGGCGGGCGAGCTCGCGATTGAGACCGAGGGGCTTCCCGACGAGCAGGTGCACGGCATCTACATCCTGCCGGCAGATACGCCTGTGGGCATCCCTGCGGCGCAGGCACTCGGGCTGGACGATGTTGTGCTCGAGTTCGAGCTGACGGCGAACCGTGCGGACTGCTTCAGCGTCATTGGCATCGCGCGTGAGATTGCGGCGCTGACGGGCAAGGAGCTGCGCTTCCCGACGATCGAGGTGAAGGAGTCGGCGCCCGAGAGCGCCGCCAATCTCGTTCACATCGGCACAGAGGCAGAGGATCTCTGCCGCCGATTCTCCGCGCGCGTTCTGTGCGATGTGAAGATTGCGCCCGCGCCGGCGTGGATGGTGGAGCGTCTGCGCGGTGCAGGCATCCGCTCGATCAACAATGTGGTCGACGTGACGAACTTTGTCATGCTCGAACTGGGGCAGCCGCTCCATGCCTATGACTACGACGCTGTCGCAGGACACTGCCTCACGGCACGCCGTGCGCGTGCGGGGGAGAATCTGCACACGCTGGACGATTCGAGCCGTGTCGCCGTTGGGGATGAGCTTGTCATTGCCGACAGCGAAAAGCCCGCAGGGCTTGCGGGCATCATGGGGGGGCTTGAGTCCGAGATCACGGAGGGGACGACCTCGGTCATTCTCGAGGCCGCATCCTTCCACGGCCCGACCATTCGCCGCACGGCACGCCGTATTGGCCTGCACTCCGAGTCCTCGGGCAGATTTGAGCGCGGTGTCGATGAGACGGAGACCGTGCGTGCCGTGACGCGAGCCGCACAGCTGCTCGTCGAGATGGGCGCGTGCACGGTGGCAAAGGGTGTGGTCGATGTCTACCCGAAGCATCGTGTTCCGACGGTACTTGAGTTCAGTGCACGCACGGTAGGGGAGCGTATCGGTGCGAATATCCCCGGCGACTGGATGGCATCCGCGCTCCGCTCGCTCGGCTTCATCGTCGAGGAGAAGGGCGTCGAGGTCTATGATGTCGCTGTGCCATCGTGGCGCGGGGATGTGACGATGATGGAGGACATCACCGAGGAGGTCGCACGCCTCTATGGCTATGACAACATCGCCTCCCGTCTCCCGATGGGCGCTGTCCAGCAGGGGAAGACGAGCGAGCGGCAGGACTTCGTCGATCTCATGCGCGAGACCTTTGCGGCGCTCGGCATGACGGAGGAGCTGTCGTTCAGCTTCACGAGTGAGAAGACCCTCGACAAGCTCGGCGTTCCCGAGGGCAGTGAACTGCGTCAGGCAATCCCCATCATGAACCCGCTTACGGACGAGTATCCGCTCATCCGCACGACGCTGCTCACGAGTGTGCTTGAGAATGCGGCGCGCAATGTCGCGCGCAAGAACATGGATCTGCGGCTCTTTGACATTGCACCCGTATTCTTCCCGAAGGCACTGCCCGTCACGGAGCTTGCAAACGAGAAACTCATGGTCGCGGGGCTGATCACGGGACGGCGGAGCCCGATTGCATGGGATACGGACAACGCACAGGTCGATTTCTACGACATGAAGGGTATCCTTGAGCGATTCCTCACGGCGATCGGCGTGCAGAAATACACCGTGGAGCGCGGCGAACACTTTGCCATGCACCCCGGCAAGACGGCGTTCTTCAAGAAGGGGCGCGACGTGATTGCCGTTCTCGGCGAGATTCATCCAACCGTTGCCGCGAACTTCGGCATTGCGCAGAGCGTCTACGTCTTTGAGATGGAGGTCGACACCCTCCTGCGCTACCGCAAGAAGAAAAATGCGATTGCGTCGCTGCCGAAATACCCCGCATCGACGCGTGATCTTGCGATCCTTGTAGATGCAGACCTATCCACGGTGGAGATCGAGCGCGTCATTGCCAAGAAGGGCGGCAAGTTCTTCCGCGGCGCGACCCTCTTTGATGTCTATATGGGCAAGCAGGTTGGGAGCGGGAAAAAGAGCATGGCATTCCATCTGCATTTCCAGTCCGATGACAAGACCCTGACCGATGAGGAAGTGGATGCTGCATTTGCCGATATACTTGAGGCGGCGCAGAGCCAGCTTCATGCAGAGCTGCGCGCATAAGGGGCGGTGAGAGCCATGACAGAGGAGAAGAAGCAGCCCCAGCGGGTTGTGATCGAGATGTTTGGGCAGACCTATCAGCTCAAGACGGATGACCCCGAACGGCTCAAGCGCCTAGCGGTGGAGAGCGACCGTCGGATCAAGGAGATGTCGAAGAAGGTACGTAGCTTCGATGTGCAGCGCATTGCCGCGCTCACCGTTCTGCAGATGATGGACGAATTCGAGCAGCTGCAGCACGACTACGACGAGCTCGTCCAGCTGCTTGAGGAGAAATAAGCACAAAAATACAGGCTGTGGTGGAAAATTCCATCGCAGCCTGCATTTTTTATCGTATGTTGAAGCTTACATTTGTCGTGACCGAGACTGTTCCGCCGGTCGGATTCGGGTAGCTGCCGACGGCATATGCCGCAGCAACTGCCGCATCGTCGAGCATGCCGTGTCCCGAGGAGGAGGCGACGGAGACGCTCGTGATCGCACCGGAGGCACTGATCGTCGTGACAATCGTCGTCGTACCCTCGAGGCGGCGCTTCATCGCCATGTAGGGGTATTCCTTGTTCGCATTGACTGCCGCCCAGAATCCGTTCGTATCGAAGGGGGCGCTGCCCGTGCCGGAGACATTGCCGTTACCCGAGCCCTGACCCGCGCCTGAGCCCGAGCCAACGCCCTGACCGTCGCCCGTGCCGTCACCGCTGCCCGTTCCGGAGCCTGTGCCGCTCCCGCCGCCGTCGCCGCTGCCCGAGGCAGAGCCTGCGCTCGTGGAGGGCGGGGCAGAGGAATCAGAGGTCGAGGACGATGATGCAGGTGTTGGAAGATCCACTGCATCAGGCGTTGGGACTGCCGTCTCGGTCGGCGTGATGGGCGGTACAGTCTGCTGTACCGTCTCGACGCGCTTTGCGACCTCCTCCGCCTTGAGCGGCTCGGGGAAGAGGCTCTCACTGCTTCCGCCGCCCTCGTGTCCGCTGCCCTGACTGAAATCAGATGCCTGCAGGTCGATCTCATAGACCTGCTGCTCCTTTTCGGCGACAACGACCGCAAGCCCGATGGCGAGAAAGAGGAAGATGACGAGGTGAACAGCAGCAGAGACGATATAGGCTTTCCCCCATGAAAGGTGTTGATCCATATATCTATCCCTTCTGTTCTGCGGCTATCGAGAGTTTTTTCACCCCCGCTCCTTTGAGCATATCCATCACCGCGACAACCTGACCGTGTGCCGTGCGCTTATCCGCCTGCAGCACGACCGCCGCATTCGGGTTCTCCTCCATGTGGCGCTTCATAATTGCCGCCGATTCCGTGATGCTCACGGGATTGTTGTCAATCGTGATATGCCCCTCCTCATCGATCGTCATGATGATCGGCAGCTGTGCGGGAGCAGTCGCAGACTGTGCCTGCGGCAGCTGGACGGCGAGTGCCTTCTGCGCGACCGTCTGCAGGCTGTTCATCATGAAGAAGACGAGCAGGAAGAAGATGATGTCGATCATCGGGATAATCATGAACTCCGGCTTTTTCTTCAGTCGATGATTGCTAAAATTCATTTTGCATCCCAGCTTTCTTTCTTCGCAGTGACAATCGTCGCGCAGAGACGCTCCGTATCCGTCACAATCGTATCGAGCTGATGGCTGAAATAGGTGTAGACACAGAATGCAATGATCGCAACGCACAGACCCGATGCCGTCGCGACAAGAGCCTCACCGACACCGCCTGTGATCGCGGCTGCGCCACCGCCCGCATCGAGCACGCTGAACGTCTGGATCATACCCGTGACCGTGCCGAGCAGACCGAGCAGCGGGGCAATCGTGACAATCGCACTCAGATAGTCGAGATAGCGGCGGAAGTTGATCGACTCCATCGACATACGGTCGGAGAATGCGCCCTTCATCGAGGTCTCCGTGCCCGCATTCTGCATGCCGCTCTCGATGATGCGGGCGATTGCAGAGGGGAACTCCTTGCAGAGTTTGCCGACTGTGTCAAAGTCCTTCTGCATGGCGGCGTGATAGACTCCGTGGAAGAACACACGCGAACCCTTGCGGTTGATGCGGTAGTAGTAGAACCGCTCCACCGCAATCGCAAGCGTGATGAGCGAGAGAATCAGCAGGGGGTACATGACCAGTCCGCCGCTGTGAAAGAGGTGGACTGCGCTCTCAAAACCTGACATAAGCTAAGCTCCTTTGTATAGATTAGAACATCATGCGCATACCGAGGCGGTAGATGCGCCCGCCCATTCCAAGGAACGGGTCGTATTGGTTGAACAGATTTGTGATGCCGGCGTAGAACGTAAGGAAGTGGTGGTAGTCCTTCTCGATCATCAGATTCCACAGACCGTAGTTCTTCTCGCGGGCGACCTTTTCCTGAGTGAAAGAATGCTCCACTGTGTTCTGGAGTGCTGTGCCTGCCTCACCTTCTGTAGGATATACGGTAACCTCGCGGGTATTGCCGTCATGATCCGTTATCGTGTATGTTCTGCTGGTCAGACTTGACGTGTCCGGTCTGACAAAACGACCTGTTGCAACACGATCGCGAATATCGAGGTAGTTCCGTGTATAGTCTCCCCAGAAGGTCGCGCGCCAGCCATTTTTCGGGTCGCTGTATGTCATTGTGAGGTTGAACATATGTCGCCCACGCCCTTCAAGGCGTTTTCCTGTTTGGCGATCACGTGCATCGAGGAAAGTATAGCCTGCTTTGATTGTGAAATCACGCGCAATCTCGTGTGTTACCTCAGCCTCAACACCTTGCGTGATAGCTCTGGCAATGTTCTTGTAGGTAAAAACGTCGTCCATCACAGGGGTACTTGCATACTTTGTATACTCGGTGATGAGGTCATAACGGTCTTGTGGGGTTGCTGAATCAAGTTCATTCAGAAGATCGTTATAATCTCCCCAATATCCGGCTGCGGGATCGAGTGATACAATAGAATTAGACCAGCGCTGCGGTGCACCAGGGCTTCCTGGATTTAGATTCTTCGAGGGTTTTTGTCCATCATAGACGATCTGCATATAGTCTTTGAAGGTATTGCGGAAGAGGGTGATCTTCGCACTTGTCTTCTTGTTGAAGTCCTTTTCAACGGAGACATCCATGTTGAGTGCCTTCTCGGGCTTCAGCTCGGGATTGCCCTCGAACTTCCAACCATTGCGGTATGGGGGGCGAGGATTGAGTGATGGCTCGTACATCTCCCAGTCATGGTAGAGTTCGGCGATGCCTCCTGTACCAAAACTTGTTCCAATATTCGTCTTAAAACGGACATTGTTGCGTGCCTTATACGTTGCACCGATGGAGGGAGAGATGTTCACACCAAAATGACTGTGATTCGTATAGCGCAGAGAGGGGATCACAAGCAGCTTTTTGCCGACCTGCCAGTCATCCATCGCATAGACACCGTAGTGAGTTAATGTGGTATCATAGACCTCACCTGGCACGGGAGATAGCTGATAATATTTGCGCTCGACGTATTTTCCGACCTGACCAGGCACCTTAATTCGCGTTCCCTCTCCGTATTCATCGTGGTAGTCTGCACCAATCGTGACATAGTGCTTGTCATGTGCCATAATGCCGACGGAGCCTTCGATTACGTTATCTATGCGATTAAGGAAGTCAAAATATCCCCAACGCATCAATCTTATGCCGGGAAGAGAACTGACGTAAAAATCTGTATCGGAGTTATACTCCGTGCGGTAGGTACGCAGACGATAATCCATCTTGCTCGTCTGCTTCTTCCAGTCGATGCTGAAGTTGTTGCGCCATGCGTCTTCATAGGCGGTCATTCCAAACATTTTACCGAGTGTGGTGTCCTTCCGCAGATCCTCATTCAGACGATCCGCCGAGAGGGTGATCGTCTCATCCTTGCCGATCGGGAACTCGACGCGCAGACTCATCGGATTGCGGTCGCCGTAGTACTGCATGGAGGTGTGGTCACTGTCATAGAGGTAGGGAGCAGACTTGTTCCATCCATAGGAGAAGTCCATATATACCCCACCGCCGAGGTCGCCCGTGGAGTAGCCGATGCTGTGGTTGTATTGATGCCCCTTCACATCGATCCACGAGCCCTCCGTCGTCAGGCGGACACGCTGCTTGTGCGAGACCTTCGTGATGATGTTGATGACACCGCCGATGGCATCTGCACCGTAGCGTGCCGTGCCCGAGCCGCGGATAATCTCAATGTGATCCACGTCGTCGAGACCAAGGCGGTTCACCTCATCCGTTGCACCGTAGAACTTGCTGAGACCTCCCGCGAGCCTGCGTCCGTCGACGAGGATGAGCGTGTGGCGTGGCTCGGCACCGCGGATGCCGACCGTCTTGCGCCCCATGTTGTCCGTGCCCATCTGGATGTCCTGCTCCGCTGCAAGTGCGTCCGAGAGCGTGCGCGCACCCTTACGGTCAAGATCGGCACGGGAGATGATCGTCTTTGTCTCAGGGGCTTCCTTGAGCATCTCTTTATCGAAGTCCACCTCCACGTGGATATCTTCGGTTGAGACTTTTGAATTGTCACTTCCCGACACGTTGTCTGCCGCATAGACGTGCGGTGCTCCAAAGCAGGCGAGCACAGCAGCGGTCAGAAGTGCATATCGTCCATGACGTAATTTTCCTTTGAATGACATACCTTGAAAATCCTTTCCTGTAGAGATGAAAAAATAATGAATACGATAATCATTATATGAAAAAATATATAGATGTCAAGAGTAACATTTATTATCAGGTAGATTGTCAAAAGTGCTGTTTTGACAATGCGAACTTTTTTTATTATACTGAATGAGTTAAGAAGTATGCTGTTGTTATTAGGACTCTTTTGTTAATGAAAGGGGGTGAATGCTTGTTATTCGATCGTATCTTACGTTTCTTCATCGTGCTCATCATGGCGATTGTCGGCGGAACTCTGTTTGAGCTTGCGATTCCGACGGTGAGCGGCTACTTCTCTGCGCCGTTCTGGCATGTCGAACTGGGCGTTCTCGGACTCTCGCCAGCAGGGCTCTGCTGCATTCTCTTCGGCACATTCCTCGGCGGCATGATTGGCTACCCGCTCGCGCCGTTCTTCACGGGACGTCTCAGACGTTTCTCCGTGTGGGTGGAGGGGCAGCTTGGCAAGATGCCGACACGCGATGTGATCGCAGGGGCAATCGGACTTTTTATCGGACTCATCATTGCGCGTCTCTTGGGCGACGCGTTTTCTATGATACCGATTGTCGGCGACTACATTCCCATCGTGTTCAGCATTGTGCTCGGCTATCTCGGCGTTCATATCATGGTACGAAAGCAGGAGGAGCTCGCGGCGGTCTTTGACTTCATCCCACGTTTCCTGCGCGATATGTCGCGTGTGCGCGAGGGTCGCATGCCCGCAATGACTGCAGCGCAGCCCGCGCAGGGGGATCGGCAGTACAAGCTGCTCGATACGAGCGTCATCATCGACGGGCGCATTGCGGATATCTGCGAGACGGGCTTTCTCGAGGGGACACTGCTCATTCCGGTTTTTGTGCTCGAGGAACTGCAGCATATTGCGGACTCACCCGACTCCCTCAAGCGCGTGCGCGGACGGCGCGGGCTCGACATCCTGCAAAAGATCCGCAAGGAGTCGCGCATGAAGGTGGAGGTCACAGAGGCGGACTTCGAGGACATCGCAGAGGTTGATTCTAAGCTGCTCCAGCTCGCGCAGGAGGTCGGCGGCAAGATCATCACGAACGATTTCAACCTGAACAAGGTTGCGCAGCTGCGCGGCGTTCCCGTGCTGAACATCAACGCGCTCTCGAATGCGGTGAAGCCGGTCGCCATTCCGGGCGATCTCATGACGGTGCAGATTGTCCGTCCGGGCAAGGAGCACGGGCAGGGGCTTGCCTATCTCGACGACGGCACGATGATCGTTGTGGATGGCGGATTTCACTGTATGAATGAAGTTGTATCCGTAGAGGTGACATCGGCGCTTCAGACGGCGGCGGGTCGCATGATCTTTGCGAAACTGACGCGCTGAATCGAATACAGGAAGGGAATGTTGCATGGTTAGTGTGGTTTTTCCCGCGGCGGGACAGGCGCATCGGATGCAGATTGGGCTGAACAAGGTCTTTTTGACGCTTGCCGGAAAGCCGATGCTCCTGAGAACGCTGCTGACGTTTTCCAAGGTGCCCGAGGTCGGTGAGCTGATCGTTGCGGTCGGCGCTGATGAGGTGGATGCCGTGCGTACGCTGCTCGGCCGCGTGAAGGGGCTTGCTCCGTGGCGCGTGGTGGAGGGAGGCTCGGAACGGCAGTATTCGATCCGCAATGGACTTGCCCTCGTCTCAGAGGAGGCTGATGTCGTGCTCGTCCATGATGCGGCGCGCCCCCTGATTCGTCGCGAGACGATTGAGGAGCTGATCCGCGTTGTGCGCGCGGAGGGGGCGGCGATTGTCGCCGTGCCGGAGAAGAATACGATTAAGATTGCCTCGGAGGACAACGTTGTGGTCTCGACGCCGCCGCGCAGTACACTCTGGCAGGTGCAGACGCCGCAGGGCTTCCGCAAGGAGATTCTGATCGAGGCGAACCGCCGCGCGGATGAGGATGGCTTTCTCGGGACGGACGACGCGAGCCTTGTGGAGCGCATCGGCGTGCCCGTGCATATTGTCAAGGGAGAGTACAGCAATATCAAGGTGACGACGCCCGAGGACATGGTGGTCGCGGAGGCGATCCTGCGTAATGATATGGGCGCGGGAGAACTGATGAAAACCGCCGTACACGAGGCGAAGCGCCTGCTCGGCGGCGTCGTGCGGCGGCGGAAGGGAGATGGAGAATGACGCGGTTTGGCATCGGCTACGATGTTCATAGACTTGTCGAGGGGCGAAAGCTGATCCTCGGTGGTGTGGATGTGCCGTATGAAAAGGGGCTACTCGGGCATTCGGATGCAGATGTGCTGCTTCATGCGATTTCGGACGCGCTTCTCGGTGCGGCTGCGCTCGGGGATATCGGCAAGCATTTTCCGGATACGGATGAACGGTTCAAAGGCGCGGACAGCGGCAAACTCCTCGAAGAGGTCGCGCGGCTCGTGCGCGCCGAGGGCTATGTGATCGGCAATGTGGATGCGTGCGTTGTGGCACAGGCACCGAAGCTCCTGCCGTATATTCCTCAGATGCGTGACAATATCGCGCGTATACTCGGGATCGCGGCGGGGGATGTCAACGTCAAGGCGACGACGGAGGAGCGGCTCGGGTTCACGGGCAGCGGAGAAGGGATGTCTGCCTATGCCATTGCGGGCATAGAGCGTGTATAATATAGGAGGTAGCAACGTGGCAAATCAGCTGAAGGAACTCTTGGGAATCGAGGTTCCCATTCTGCAGGGTGGCATGGCGTGGATCTCGGAGGCGAATCTTGCCTCGGCGGTCTCGAATGCGGGCGGTGCGGGCATCATCTCGACGGGTGGGCGTACGACGGAGTACACGCGAGATGAGATTCGCCGCTGCCGTACGCTGACGGATCGCCCGTTCGGCGTGAACGTCATGCTCATGGCGCCGAACAAGGACGAGATCGTGGACGTGATCTGCGAGGAAAAGCCGGCGTTTGTCACGCTCGGCGCGGGCAATCCCGTCCCGTATTTTGAAAAACTGCATGCGGCGGGTGTGAAGGTCATCCCCGTCGTGCCGAGCGTGAAACTCGCAAAGCGCGTGGAGGAAAAGGGCGCGGACGCCATCGTCGTAGAGGGCATGGAGGCGGGCGGTCACATCGGCGTGCTCTCGACCCTGCCGTTGATGGAGCAGGTCATCCCCGAGGTTTCCCTCCCCGTTGTCATGGCGGGCGGCTTCGGCGACGGGCGCGGACTTGCAGCGGCTCTCCTCATGGGTGCTGCGGGCATCCAGATGGGGACGCGCTTCCTCGTTGCAGAGGAGTGCGTCGCGCATCCGAACATGAAGGCAAAGCTGCTCGAGGCAGTGGACACGGACACGATTGTCACGGGTGTCACAATCGGCGGTGCCGTGCGCGGGGTCAAGAACAAGTTCTCGGAGGAATTTGTTGCGCTCGAGTATTCGGGCAAGGCGACCAAGCAGGAGCTGCTCGACCGTGCAACGGGTACGAACAAGCTCGCAGCCGTAGATGGCGACGTTGTGAACGGCATGGTTCAGGCGGGTGAGACGCTGACCCTCCTGCGCGAGATTGAGCCGGTGCAGACGATCGTGGAGCGCATCGTGCGTGAAGCGCGTGAGACGCTAGCGCAGGCGGCAAAGATTGAGATTTAAGGGGTAACGCAGGGGAATGGGAAACGACGAACTGACACGGATTCATGAACTCGCGAAGCGCGTCACGCTTCTCGAAAAGATGGCGCTGCGTCAGCAGAGTCGTATTGACGAGCTGGTGGAGCGGTTGGAGGAGGCGGAGCGCCGTGCGGGCACGCCGCCGCAGAGGAAGGAGCCGCCCAAGGCGGCTGCCGATGATCCTGCGGAGGCGAATGCCGCTGCGCAGCGCGCTGTCCCGTCCGTGAGCGATCTCCTCGACGAGGAGATGAAGCGCGATCTGTCGCGTGCCTACACGGGGGCGGCTGCCTCGCCGGTCAAACCGCCGGAGCAGCCACCGCAGGGCAAGGCGATGAATGCGATGGAGCGCGCGGCGGGCAGCTATGCGCGGGCGACGGGCGGCAAGGAGTCTACCCCGAGTGACCGCGCACGGCAGAACGAGGCGGCACGCAAAAAAGCCGCCGAGGCGGCTTTGGATGCGATTCCTGTGCACGAGCTGCGTGAGCGGACGCCCGCAGAGCGTGCGGCGGACTACATACGCGATTACAACGCGCTTTACGATGTCGTCGGGACAATGTTTCAGAAGAAAAAGGCGCAGGACGATTTCATCAAGCTCTATGAGGTGCAGGGCATGCGCTGTACGAATATGCAGCTGCGCCTGAGCCGTCCCGAGCTCGAGCCGCGCTTTGTCGCGGTCACGCCGACGCGCGATGCCGACTTCTGGGGCATGCCGCTCGGCAACGGGCTCTTTGCCGTCGTCCCGAATCCCTTCCTCGTCTACGGGGAGGAGATGCACACGGCGGGCGGCATGCGCGAGGCGTTCAACTCGAACTATCGCGCAGGGAACACGTACGGCCGCTTTACGGTCAAGGAGACGGCAACTTTCCAGTTCGGAACGATTGGAAAGGTGTTCAAGAGGGGGCAGGTCGAGGTGACGGTCTGACCACATACACCTTGTATGCGTATGGAAATGTGCGCATACAAGGTGTATTTTTATTTCCAAGCTAGTGTCCCACTGACGATAAAACGATATATGATTCACGCATGAATTGTGTATCGGAAGCAGAAAAACACTGATTTCCTGTATGACCTCGGTGAAGGAAATGTCGATTGATGCGTTGATACGACGCAAAAATGCACGCCAAGGCTTTTCCTTGTTCACACAGAAATTTGGCTGATAGATGTTCATGTGAAATTCCGTTTGTCTGTCCTTGAATGTTTGCATGATTGCTTCTTTTAAGGTATCTCCATTCAGAGAATGTGTTTTACTGATCTGCCAAATATCGTAGAAATCTTTGTATCGGCTGTTTTGTTCGCCTAGCGATATAATTGCCTCATACTTTTCGGCAATGACGGTTTCTATGGCGTAGCCCCATAGCTTGGGGGCGTCCATTGAGAGCAAAGAGGGATATGATATCTCTTTGGGAGCCGGGAGGGGAGTATCCGAGAATCCTATGTCAAGCTGCAAATAAATTTCTGCCCTCCCTAGAAATGCCTTGAATTTTACACGTATGCCATGATATTCGTCCTCTTCCGAAATATGCATTACATCATCAAGACACGGCGGCTGAAAACGAAGTGCATCGTC
Encoded proteins:
- the ispD gene encoding 2-C-methyl-D-erythritol 4-phosphate cytidylyltransferase, yielding MVSVVFPAAGQAHRMQIGLNKVFLTLAGKPMLLRTLLTFSKVPEVGELIVAVGADEVDAVRTLLGRVKGLAPWRVVEGGSERQYSIRNGLALVSEEADVVLVHDAARPLIRRETIEELIRVVRAEGAAIVAVPEKNTIKIASEDNVVVSTPPRSTLWQVQTPQGFRKEILIEANRRADEDGFLGTDDASLVERIGVPVHIVKGEYSNIKVTTPEDMVVAEAILRNDMGAGELMKTAVHEAKRLLGGVVRRRKGDGE
- a CDS encoding TonB-dependent receptor plug domain-containing protein, with product MSFKGKLRHGRYALLTAAVLACFGAPHVYAADNVSGSDNSKVSTEDIHVEVDFDKEMLKEAPETKTIISRADLDRKGARTLSDALAAEQDIQMGTDNMGRKTVGIRGAEPRHTLILVDGRRLAGGLSKFYGATDEVNRLGLDDVDHIEIIRGSGTARYGADAIGGVINIITKVSHKQRVRLTTEGSWIDVKGHQYNHSIGYSTGDLGGGVYMDFSYGWNKSAPYLYDSDHTSMQYYGDRNPMSLRVEFPIGKDETITLSADRLNEDLRKDTTLGKMFGMTAYEDAWRNNFSIDWKKQTSKMDYRLRTYRTEYNSDTDFYVSSLPGIRLMRWGYFDFLNRIDNVIEGSVGIMAHDKHYVTIGADYHDEYGEGTRIKVPGQVGKYVERKYYQLSPVPGEVYDTTLTHYGVYAMDDWQVGKKLLVIPSLRYTNHSHFGVNISPSIGATYKARNNVRFKTNIGTSFGTGGIAELYHDWEMYEPSLNPRPPYRNGWKFEGNPELKPEKALNMDVSVEKDFNKKTSAKITLFRNTFKDYMQIVYDGQKPSKNLNPGSPGAPQRWSNSIVSLDPAAGYWGDYNDLLNELDSATPQDRYDLITEYTKYASTPVMDDVFTYKNIARAITQGVEAEVTHEIARDFTIKAGYTFLDARDRQTGKRLEGRGRHMFNLTMTYSDPKNGWRATFWGDYTRNYLDIRDRVATGRFVRPDTSSLTSRTYTITDHDGNTREVTVYPTEGEAGTALQNTVEHSFTQEKVAREKNYGLWNLMIEKDYHHFLTFYAGITNLFNQYDPFLGMGGRIYRLGMRMMF
- the pheT gene encoding phenylalanine--tRNA ligase subunit beta, which produces MQVSIKWLKDYVDIDETAEEIADRLTMAGVPVERIVRADEGLEKIITGRIEKIAPHPDSDHLLVCQLNIGKEELLQIVTGASNVREGHIVPVAMVGSVLPDGKKISKGKLRGIPSNGMMCSAGELAIETEGLPDEQVHGIYILPADTPVGIPAAQALGLDDVVLEFELTANRADCFSVIGIAREIAALTGKELRFPTIEVKESAPESAANLVHIGTEAEDLCRRFSARVLCDVKIAPAPAWMVERLRGAGIRSINNVVDVTNFVMLELGQPLHAYDYDAVAGHCLTARRARAGENLHTLDDSSRVAVGDELVIADSEKPAGLAGIMGGLESEITEGTTSVILEAASFHGPTIRRTARRIGLHSESSGRFERGVDETETVRAVTRAAQLLVEMGACTVAKGVVDVYPKHRVPTVLEFSARTVGERIGANIPGDWMASALRSLGFIVEEKGVEVYDVAVPSWRGDVTMMEDITEEVARLYGYDNIASRLPMGAVQQGKTSERQDFVDLMRETFAALGMTEELSFSFTSEKTLDKLGVPEGSELRQAIPIMNPLTDEYPLIRTTLLTSVLENAARNVARKNMDLRLFDIAPVFFPKALPVTELANEKLMVAGLITGRRSPIAWDTDNAQVDFYDMKGILERFLTAIGVQKYTVERGEHFAMHPGKTAFFKKGRDVIAVLGEIHPTVAANFGIAQSVYVFEMEVDTLLRYRKKKNAIASLPKYPASTRDLAILVDADLSTVEIERVIAKKGGKFFRGATLFDVYMGKQVGSGKKSMAFHLHFQSDDKTLTDEEVDAAFADILEAAQSQLHAELRA
- the ispF gene encoding 2-C-methyl-D-erythritol 2,4-cyclodiphosphate synthase, with amino-acid sequence MTRFGIGYDVHRLVEGRKLILGGVDVPYEKGLLGHSDADVLLHAISDALLGAAALGDIGKHFPDTDERFKGADSGKLLEEVARLVRAEGYVIGNVDACVVAQAPKLLPYIPQMRDNIARILGIAAGDVNVKATTEERLGFTGSGEGMSAYAIAGIERV
- a CDS encoding energy transducer TonB, coding for MDQHLSWGKAYIVSAAVHLVIFLFLAIGLAVVVAEKEQQVYEIDLQASDFSQGSGHEGGGSSESLFPEPLKAEEVAKRVETVQQTVPPITPTETAVPTPDAVDLPTPASSSSTSDSSAPPSTSAGSASGSGDGGGSGTGSGTGSGDGTGDGQGVGSGSGAGQGSGNGNVSGTGSAPFDTNGFWAAVNANKEYPYMAMKRRLEGTTTIVTTISASGAITSVSVASSSGHGMLDDAAVAAAYAVGSYPNPTGGTVSVTTNVSFNIR
- a CDS encoding MotA/TolQ/ExbB proton channel family protein produces the protein MSGFESAVHLFHSGGLVMYPLLILSLITLAIAVERFYYYRINRKGSRVFFHGVYHAAMQKDFDTVGKLCKEFPSAIARIIESGMQNAGTETSMKGAFSDRMSMESINFRRYLDYLSAIVTIAPLLGLLGTVTGMIQTFSVLDAGGGAAAITGGVGEALVATASGLCVAIIAFCVYTYFSHQLDTIVTDTERLCATIVTAKKESWDAK
- a CDS encoding PIN/TRAM domain-containing protein: MLFDRILRFFIVLIMAIVGGTLFELAIPTVSGYFSAPFWHVELGVLGLSPAGLCCILFGTFLGGMIGYPLAPFFTGRLRRFSVWVEGQLGKMPTRDVIAGAIGLFIGLIIARLLGDAFSMIPIVGDYIPIVFSIVLGYLGVHIMVRKQEELAAVFDFIPRFLRDMSRVREGRMPAMTAAQPAQGDRQYKLLDTSVIIDGRIADICETGFLEGTLLIPVFVLEELQHIADSPDSLKRVRGRRGLDILQKIRKESRMKVEVTEADFEDIAEVDSKLLQLAQEVGGKIITNDFNLNKVAQLRGVPVLNINALSNAVKPVAIPGDLMTVQIVRPGKEHGQGLAYLDDGTMIVVDGGFHCMNEVVSVEVTSALQTAAGRMIFAKLTR
- a CDS encoding ExbD/TolR family protein; its protein translation is MNFSNHRLKKKPEFMIIPMIDIIFFLLVFFMMNSLQTVAQKALAVQLPQAQSATAPAQLPIIMTIDEEGHITIDNNPVSITESAAIMKRHMEENPNAAVVLQADKRTAHGQVVAVMDMLKGAGVKKLSIAAEQKG
- a CDS encoding cell division protein ZapA, which gives rise to MTEEKKQPQRVVIEMFGQTYQLKTDDPERLKRLAVESDRRIKEMSKKVRSFDVQRIAALTVLQMMDEFEQLQHDYDELVQLLEEK